The nucleotide sequence ATCCTGCTAATGATGCAGTTAAAATACTTACTTTAAAAGTTCCAAGTAAAGCTAAAAACTCCCCTACAAATCCAGATAATCCAGGTAATCCTGCAGATGCCATAGCGGATATCATAAATAAGGTAGCAAACACTGGGACAAACTTAGCCATACCTCCAAGGTCTTTCATCTCATAGCTGTGTAATCTTTCATAGATAAATCCTGCAGCGAGGAATAAAGCTCCTGATGTTAAACCGTGAGATATCATAGTAATGATTGCACCGTTTACACCTTCTGTATTTAAAGCAAACGTTCCTATCGTAACAAAACCCATGTGAGAAACAGAAGAGTAAGCGATAAGTCTTTTTATGTGTGTTTGAGCAATTGCCATCATAGCTGTGTATATAATAGCGATAACACCAAGAGCAAACATTACAGGCATAAAGTATTTGGAAGCTTCTGGGAACCAAGGAAGATTAAATCTAACAAATCCGTATGTACCCATCTTTAAGAGAACAGCTGCTAAAATAACAGAACCAGCAGTTGGAGCCTGAACGTGAGCAGCTGGAAGCCATGTGTGGAACGGCCACATAGGAACCTTTATAGCAAAACCAAGTGCTAAAAGTAAGAAGAATATTATTTCAAGATTATGAGGAAGAGATAGTTTTAATAGGTCAAAATAACTCATTGATAAAACGTTGTTTTCCATATAGTTATAGATGTACATTCCTATTACGCCGATTAAAAGGAAGAGAGAACCGAAGAATGTGTATATGAAAAA is from Sulfurihydrogenibium subterraneum DSM 15120 and encodes:
- a CDS encoding complex I subunit 4 family protein, with protein sequence MTPEFVYAQFPIISISILIPLIAAAIVFFTSEKIAKQISIIASIIVFILSSYMLLTYDPSGYKIQFYEKYSWIPQFGINYEVGVDALSLTMVWLTAISFVVAFIWSTNIEKRIKEYFIAFLVLEAACIGVFVAWDLVAFYVFWEVMLIPMFLIIGVWGYAERIYAATKFFIYTFFGSLFLLIGVIGMYIYNYMENNVLSMSYFDLLKLSLPHNLEIIFFLLLALGFAIKVPMWPFHTWLPAAHVQAPTAGSVILAAVLLKMGTYGFVRFNLPWFPEASKYFMPVMFALGVIAIIYTAMMAIAQTHIKRLIAYSSVSHMGFVTIGTFALNTEGVNGAIITMISHGLTSGALFLAAGFIYERLHSYEMKDLGGMAKFVPVFATLFMISAMASAGLPGLSGFVGEFLALLGTFKVSILTASLAGLSLIVGAAYTLWLYKRTMFEEELLTEEEKKEYSKLKDLNTAELWSFLPLVVFMFVIGLYPKWWIELINNTTAFVLHKIVGG